A section of the Pseudorasbora parva isolate DD20220531a chromosome 2, ASM2467924v1, whole genome shotgun sequence genome encodes:
- the ndufab1b gene encoding NADH:ubiquinone oxidoreductase subunit AB1b yields the protein MASRALAHCLRSVTRASARLNHGNAFTRSACAPLASTQRALSIISFGQRTRWTDLVRISGPSVHLCRHYGDLPPLTLENIQDRVMYVLKLYDKINPDKLQTSSHFMKDLGLDSLDQVEIIMAMEDEFGFEIPDAEAEKLMTPEEIVQYIADKKDVYE from the exons ATGGCGTCCCGTGCGCTTGCACACTGTCTGCGCTCCGTCACTCGCGCCTCTGCAAGGTTAAATCATGGCAACGCGTTCACACGATCCGCCTGTGCACCCCTCGCCTCAACCCAGCGAGCGCTTTCTATCATTTCATTCGGCCAGCGGACGAGATGGACTGACCTAGTGCGG ATTTCAGGCCCGTCTGTTCATCTGTGTCGGCATTACGGTGATCTTCCACCCCTCACTTTAGAGAACATCCAAGACCGTGTTATGTACGTCCTTAAACTCTATGACAAGATCAATCCAGATAAG CTTCAAACGTCGTCTCATTTCATGAAAGACCTGGGGCTGGACAGCTTGGACCAGGTGGAGATTATAATGGCTATGGAAGACGAGTTCG GATTTGAGATCCCAGATGCAGAGGCGGAGAAGCTTATGACTCCTGAGGAGATCGTACAGTACATTGCAGATAAAAAAGATGTGTATGAATAG
- the rpusd1 gene encoding RNA pseudouridylate synthase domain-containing protein 1: MEPASLENLCVLYHSANYIVVNKHWDIRIDSKMWYEKQTVQSQLKHRFPELVDPYTYYGFRFCHQLDFSTSGALCVALNKAAAGHAYRCFKDRLVTKAYLALVRGVVAEEKMTLDFAIGKNTTEGKTHMMCTEGTEGCENPKPCQTELTVLEYGAYDGDPVTKVLLQPLTGRTHQLRVHCSAIGHPIVGDYTYSLRTDNAPYRMMLHAYFLHIPLENEPIHVIAPDPFVPSLDSKWAPQRCVNILENLLKNILTKSQVEIQEEPDPVHRRSSPVESEEQQARCQQWLCEWNLD; this comes from the exons ATGGAGCCTGCAAGTCTGGAAAACTTGTGTGTTTTGTACCACAGTGCAAACTATATAGTTGTCAACAAACACTGGGACATCCGTATTGACAGCAAAATGTGGTATGAGAAGCAGACGGTCCAGAGTCAGCTGAAGCATCGCTTCCCAGAGCTTGTAGATCCTTACACCTACTACGGCTTCAG GTTTTGCCATCAGTTGGATTTCTCTACCAGTGGTGCTTTGTGTGTAGCACTGAACAAGGCAGCAGCAGGGCATGCATACCGCTGTTTTAAAGACCGACTTGTTACCAAAGCTTATCTGGCACTG GTCCGTGGTGTTGTGGCTGAGGAGAAAATGACCCTTGACTTTGCAATCGGCAAGAACACGACAGAGGGCAAAACCCATATGATGTGCACTGAAGGAACAGAAG GTTGTGAGAATCCCAAGCCCTGCCAAACAGAGCTCACCGTTTTAGAGTATGGAGCATATGATGGAGATCCAGTCACAAAAGTGCTTCTACAGCCTCTGACAG GACGGACGCACCAGCTCCGAGTGCACTGCAGTGCCATTGGTCACCCCATAGTGGGCGACTATACATACAGTCTACGCACAGACAATGCTCCGTATCGCATGATGCTGCACGCCTACTTCCTGCACATTCCACTAGAGAATGAGCCCATCCATGTCATAGCCCCAGATCCCTTTGTACCCAGCCTCGACTCCAAATGGGCACCGCAAAGATGTGTGAACATTCTGGAGAATTTACTGAAGAATATTTTAACAAAGTCACAAGTTGAGATCCAAGAAGAGCCAGACCCAGTGCACAGGAGGAGCAGCCCAGTGGAAAGTGAGGAGCAACAGGCACGGTGTCAGCAGTGGTTATGTGAATGGAATTTGGACTGA